The nucleotide sequence AAGAGGAAGTCACCGCCAGCCTAAAAAATTTAGGGGTATCTTAATATATTTCTTCACTCGTCTTTTTTTGGAGTGTGTTTGGATTTTGAAGCATAATTGCACTAAGTGTTACACTTCCCAAAATCTTGGAAACTGATTCTTTAATTGAACTCATTGAGCATCATAGAAGTACTTATAGCTATCTTGAATGGTGACACTGTATGGATGCATAATTAACAATGTTAACACTTCTTGTACAGTTGAACGAAGATGCTGAAAGTCAAGCCATAAGTGATGGGAATAATAAGGATGGTGAGGAGAAACCCAAAGATTCATCACAAGATGGTTCCGAGGAAATAAAACCTTCAGATGATGCTACCGACAATCCACCCGAAGGAAAATGATGCATCATAGATGAGACTTTGGAGTTGCTATAAGCATTTGCAATTGCAAGGGATGAAGTGAAGTTGTATCAACTCTAAATGGAAAAGGATGGTTGTGTGTGTGGAgaaactgttttttttttaaatccacAACAGGAATGTTGTTATGCTTCAAATATTTTGTTTTTCATCCACTTTCTTCCTTGCATCTTGTGTTTGATAAATGCTGTTTGGCAGTTTAATTTCCCAGGGCAGTAATTGGTTTGCCAATGTTTACCCTGTTACTTCAAATTATGTGGATATTTTCGATGGGGAAAAAATTGCTCTTTTAATGATATTTTAAATCGTAACCTTTTCGGCTAAATATCTTAAAAGTATTTATCTAAATGTCCCACAAAGGAACCAAAAAAAGCAAAACCAtcgtaaaataataaaatcaatctCAAGGTTTGTTGAAATTTTTGCATAGATAAAAGTAACTTTAAAAGTAAACCATGAGAATCAATGACAAGAATCTTGTATTTAACCAATTTGATGCAGCATTATCAATTGACAAAGAAAAGAGTGGAACATTAGAGaaaaaaaagtatatatatatatacatatatcaatGTATGAACACCATTTCAGAACCACATTTGAATCAGTCAAAAAGAAACAATATATAAAAACTTGTGTTTTCAAGACAGAAGGATTGATATCTCGATCAAGATTAAAAACATCTTTGGTGCATTCTCTAGCACTTAATCTCCTTCAATCCGTAGGAGAAATATAAAAATGTTGGATCAGTTGCACCATCCTTGTAGTATGCAAAGACCAGGCTTCCGTCGTCGTGCATGCTCTCACCCACAAAACTGTCCAAGAGTAAAAGTTAACGTGCATTAATATTGTCAAACGAAGGAAATTTCAAAGAAACAAATTTAATCCTTACAATTGCAGATCTTTGAGCTTTGAAAGCAAAAACTTGGTTGCTCCTTCAATATGTTTCTTGAACAATGCTTGCTTTTCCTCATCCAATTTAGGTGTTAGCAGCTTAATATAGCGCTTGATAAAGGTCACGAATTGTTTTTTATCAAAAGAAGGTTGTTCCTGTTATTCATAGTAATAGTTATAGTTTACcattcaaaattaatcaaatctttagattgaaaaaaaaatatattgaccTGAAGTCTGAAGGTGTCCACTATATCAACAACTTTAACTGCAGTATCGTCGACGCCTTCATCTCCTTCACCCTCTGCAGAAGGATTTGCACCAATATCTACATCAACAGCTCCTTTGACTACCCACTGCAAATCAGGCATTAGCTAATtagaatatatttaaaattaacatgatatgctatgaacaGCAGGAGAGAGCACCAGAGTTGGTATAGAATACATATGCTATGAATTACCTTCCCGTCAACCTCCCAAAGCATCCCATTTTCAATTTCCTTGTAAGGAAATGAATCGGACAATAGTTCGTCACCTAGAAGAACATGACAGACAATCAGACTTGGCAAACAAAAGTTGATCTATATGTGAGGAACATATACATGAGACATAATTGATTCTGAcacaatttaaatatatataaataagaaCAAACTGTTAAGACAACTAAGTAATAAACTAAACCATTTAGTGCTAACATAAAAAGATACCCATAAGCAAATATGCAAGGAAGCAAAATGATTAATTTGAAATTGCTAgtattaaacaaatatatcaaaATTATGAGGAAACACATCAAAGAATGATAAGATCTGGCATTGTTAAGTCAAACATCTTTTTGAAAAATCACCCACAAACTTGCAAATCCTAAAATGTTATATGCCatggatattattgaatcaaGGTAGTTGCTATGATGAATGAAACATTAGGATCTAGAAATCAAACATCAGAGATAAAAGAATAATAGTGGATAGAGAAAAGTACATAAAGGGAATATAAAGGTGAATGTTTCAAATATGATCAAAGTTACCACAGGCTGATTCATAGACTACCTATAAACCCAATCGATTTATGGATTTGACAGGAAAACATAGATATGGCACAACGAGAGACAGAGAAAACCACCAACATTCGAACCTTGTCCAACCAAAACTTCAGAATTATACCAAAAAAGTTATCTAGGTGGAAATGATAAGAAAATTGTTAAGATACTTCCATAAAGCAACTTACAAATTTCAAATTTACAGTTTTTCATCTAAGGATATAATTCAATATCGAAGTAACAAGAAATCAGCAAAAAGAAAACGAAATCTCCGGTAGGAGTCTAAGATACATCCTAGCATTTAAAAGCTTTTAACAAGATTATCGTAGGTAACAGCTGCTCCGTCTCATAACAACGAGACTTCAGTTACATGTTTCTTGTACTAACATAGAGCTTATTTTTTCCCTTCTCAATTTCTTTATACACCCTGAAGCACAAACAAGATCAAATTTTGATCTCAGAAACAGTTTGCAGATCTATACTCCAGCAAAAGCAAGGGGCAGAACAGCACAAAATTCTCAGAAAAGATAAGGAAAAACAGGGTAATCTTCAGATATATCACTAAAACCCTAAAGACAATTTTTATGTCAGATCTTAGATCTATCTTGCACAGAGTATGATCAATCGAGAAAAAAAAACACATTGATTAAGAATACCGGTGAGCAGATCCTGGTACACCAACATGTTGCCTGACAGCAGTTGATCGAGCCCTAACGCGGTAGAGAGAAAGCAGCAACAGCAGCAGCAAAGAGCGACAAGGCGAGATGGAAAAAACTGAGAAGGCTACCCTTCAATTTATACAGGTTTGGGCGTACTCCGCAAACGGCGATTtggctctgtttttttttttattaaaaaaacctTTTTTCCTGTTAATTTTGGCCAAGTAATTGGCTTTTTGACCGCGTGATATTGAACGAGCGGCTGTGGTTGTGCGATTGCTTTATCAATCTGTTACAAAAGGGGAATTGTTTTGGTAAATTATGCGCTAAgtcctaaaattaattaaacaattcatTGCTACATGCCAAAAACAAGTAAatttcttaattaaaattatttaaaataaggcATGAGATTAAAATTTCtataaaggaaatttttgaatCCGACCAAAAGACGAGGTAATAAATTTGGATCACTtcatataaaaaaacaaaaaaaaaaaaatcaatcaggAATAAGCACATCTCGATCTgattaaaattttggaaaattttagTTGGAGTCAGTTCACggttctattattttatttttcaaaatacaatCTGAATTATTTTATTCTCAAAAAATATGCATTTAGTtcatacaaaaaaataaaaataacaagtatttcttattttaatttatgGAATGATGTAATATAGATGAATTGTTAAATgaatgatattttttataataataaaatatttttaacaaaacATTTATTGCCATCTAACTAGTTCACACAATCAATTTATCTAGCCCAATGAAATTAATCTACCTCACTCAATAACCTCAACTACAACTGAATCacataaatttataatatttttataatatgatagatttaaaaaaatacatatttttttatataaatagaaCACCTTACTATTTAATCTGGTAAAGTctaaaattatgttaatatttatttcctGTTTATAtcgaaaataattttagctatttTTTATCACCTCAATTTTTATCAGTTCTTCATCTCTCCTCCCCGATTCTTCCTCAATTTTTACTATAAATTtctactttaattttttttccctgcTACATGTGAATTTAgaatattgtaaaattttatctGCTCCTATTGAATTTAAAACATTGTAAATGTGATCTTATTTGGAAATCCAATTGCTGAGAAAACTATGTCAAAATATTCATTAAAATTTATACATATTCTTGTATTATATTCCACAGATAATATGTCTTCGCATTATATTACACAGATAACATGTCTTCGCTATGactaatttatattaaaaattgataattcaaatttaataacTAAATCTAAAGTAATAAAATAATTACTCCCATCAACTTTCATCCATCTAAACTAATAAACGAATAATTCGATAAAATAAGAGGCAGGCAGGAACTTGAAAAGCACAAACAAAGATATCCACCAAAAAGCTATAGATAGGTTCTATGGAGTCTTTTTAAAGCAATTGGTGAATAGCAAATGTGTTTTATTTGCCACCTGATAACGAATTTTGTTGCTAAACTTCAGGGTCAACTTCAGACTAGCATCAATACCTCCAAAGCTTCGATAGATTAGCAGCTACTGAATAAATTCCAGTAAAACGTTTGTTGTGTTTTGAAAATAAGTGCAGCGGAACTACAAATTGAAGTTTGCACGCCATGAGGcagcataacaagaaaagttcATAGTGGGCACACAACCACAACCACTATCATGTCCAATTTAGAACATTGGGAGGCACAGCAATCATTCCTCCATCGCGTCAACCTCAGCTGCTTGCTTCTTGGACTTCAACGGGGTGACTTTGGTAGTCAGTACCTCTGCAATAACATGAAAATGATCATCAAGGGAAAAGTACGCAGAGAAGAAGAATTCGGTTTAGTTTTCAGCTCCTGAAGTTCTATTTGGATTCTAAAAACATACCAGTGTGACCCTTGGTGAAGTTATAACCTCTTGTACTGGTATAGGTCCTGGGGTTTGGCAACTGATGATTCCTCAAGTACTCAGTTTGACCCTGATAAGAGAGAAAGGTATATTATGTCATTAACCAGGACAACAAAAATGGAATCTTTTGTATGAAAATTCTAGTGTACCTTGGTTATTACACAAACATCAACGTTGCTTCCGCTGCCTAAATCATTAAATATACCAGAGCATATTGCTTCAGATACTAGCTTTATTCCTTCATCTTTCTGCACCAAAAAAATGTAGGAATATgagaactccagcaacaaactgGCAGCAAACCATGATTACAGTCTTCTTTGTGTTCTTCAATGTCATTATCAAAAAAAGTCTTTGCTAGATTTAGTAATTGACCCTTTATTAACTATGTTTATTTGAAGTCATAAAATATTAATATAGAACTCCTATTTCATAAAATCAACAGTAGATGATCAAAACTATTCAACAACAGTAGTGTAAAATGCATATAGTCCACTGTGCAAAACTACTCACAGTAAGACCCTCTCTGAATTTTGATTCAAAGACTGCCATTGCAGCAAGAGAACCAGAGCCCATTGTTGCAAAAGGCAGGGTGTCAGCTGAACCATGAGGGTACACCTACATTGAGTCATAGCATCAGAAGTTACAGGAAACTGAGATATCTAATAAAATAAGAACATGTTAATATTGAAGATGTTGCACTCACCGTGTGAAGATGCGGTCCTGTAACATCAACTCCACCAAGAACCAGCGCAGCACTAACATGACCTTGGTATCTGTAAAGAAGAATTTGCATTACGATAGCTTGTTATTACTAAGAAAAATTGGAATAGTTTGTTATCACTAAGAAAAATTGGAGAGAAATCCTACCCGAAAAGGTGTGATTTAAGAAGTGTAAGTGCAGTAACAACTCTTGACTCCCTACCAGTCGCATAGCGATGAAGCTGCAACTGAG is from Zingiber officinale cultivar Zhangliang chromosome 7B, Zo_v1.1, whole genome shotgun sequence and encodes:
- the LOC122004913 gene encoding proteasome subunit beta type-7-B-like; this translates as MAKASVDARTKGGFSFDLYQRNEMLLKKGLQLPKFRKTGTTIVGLVFQDGVILGADTRATEGPIVADKNCEKIHYIAPNIYCCGAGTAADTEAVTDMISSQLQLHRYATGRESRVVTALTLLKSHLFGYQGHVSAALVLGGVDVTGPHLHTVYPHGSADTLPFATMGSGSLAAMAVFESKFREGLTKDEGIKLVSEAICSGIFNDLGSGSNVDVCVITKGQTEYLRNHQLPNPRTYTSTRGYNFTKGHTEVLTTKVTPLKSKKQAAEVDAMEE
- the LOC122003456 gene encoding translationally-controlled tumor protein homolog, whose product is MLVYQDLLTGDELLSDSFPYKEIENGMLWEVDGKWVVKGAVDVDIGANPSAEGEGDEGVDDTAVKVVDIVDTFRLQEQPSFDKKQFVTFIKRYIKLLTPKLDEEKQALFKKHIEGATKFLLSKLKDLQFFVGESMHDDGSLVFAYYKDGATDPTFLYFSYGLKEIKC